From a single Halobacteriovorax sp. DA5 genomic region:
- the def gene encoding peptide deformylase — MNKSEEFLKDYTLEGEKLEIYTYPAPVLKKVASPVEKFDDELKKLCKDMLFTMYHAPGIGLAAPQIGVSDRIFVMDIDFHSKEITRADGTKDQELSNFNPRIFINPKIEKLQGEILYEEGCLSVPGIYEEVKRSEQIRVTYQDIEGNEQVLEVDGLLSVCIQHENDHLDGIVFLERLSTLKRNFLTKRYMKRVKGR, encoded by the coding sequence ATGAATAAATCAGAAGAATTTTTAAAAGATTACACTCTAGAAGGTGAAAAACTAGAGATTTATACTTACCCTGCGCCTGTTCTTAAGAAGGTGGCATCTCCAGTTGAAAAGTTTGACGACGAGCTAAAGAAGCTTTGTAAGGATATGCTTTTTACAATGTACCATGCCCCTGGAATTGGTTTAGCTGCACCACAAATTGGTGTTTCAGATCGCATCTTTGTCATGGATATTGATTTTCATAGCAAAGAAATTACTCGTGCTGATGGTACGAAAGATCAAGAATTATCAAACTTCAATCCGAGAATTTTTATCAATCCTAAAATTGAAAAACTTCAGGGTGAAATTCTTTATGAAGAAGGATGCCTTTCAGTTCCTGGGATTTATGAAGAAGTAAAACGTTCAGAACAAATTCGAGTAACTTATCAAGATATCGAAGGTAATGAGCAAGTTCTAGAAGTTGATGGACTGCTATCAGTATGTATTCAACACGAAAATGATCACCTCGATGGAATTGTTTTTCTTGAAAGGCTTTCAACTCTTAAAAGAAACTTCTTAACGAAGAGATATATGAAAAGGGTTAAGGGTAGATAG